A region of Pseudomonas marginalis DNA encodes the following proteins:
- a CDS encoding response regulator transcription factor, which yields MRVAILDDEPAELRRVEQTLRQIPSTAEQPWTLHCFERGEDLLRQLRRETFDLLILDWQLPDITGIALLRWTREHMESPPAVIMLTSRDAESDIVSALNSGADDYVSKPFRPNELKARVTAVLRRHGLQRSATPEVQSFNDLTFDDAELTVTRAGKPINLTEREYRLASCLFANLARPLSREYLYERFWTHEEMVSSRPLDTHIYRLRNKLGLTADRGWQLLTIYGYGYRLESVAAASSHG from the coding sequence ATGCGTGTCGCAATACTGGATGACGAACCCGCTGAATTGCGACGGGTGGAACAGACACTGCGACAAATCCCCAGCACCGCCGAACAACCCTGGACACTGCATTGCTTCGAGCGCGGCGAAGACCTGCTGCGTCAGTTGCGTCGGGAGACCTTCGACCTGCTGATACTCGACTGGCAACTGCCCGACATCACCGGTATTGCCTTACTGCGCTGGACCCGTGAACACATGGAGTCGCCACCGGCAGTCATCATGCTCACCAGCCGTGATGCCGAAAGCGATATCGTCAGCGCATTGAACAGCGGGGCCGACGACTACGTCAGCAAACCCTTTCGTCCTAACGAACTGAAGGCACGAGTGACAGCCGTTCTACGTCGGCATGGCCTGCAGAGATCGGCAACCCCTGAAGTGCAGAGTTTCAACGACCTGACCTTCGACGATGCAGAGTTGACCGTCACACGCGCAGGCAAACCGATCAACCTTACCGAGCGCGAATACCGCCTGGCGAGCTGCTTGTTCGCCAATCTGGCTCGGCCGCTGTCGCGTGAGTATCTTTATGAGCGGTTCTGGACCCATGAAGAAATGGTGTCCTCGCGGCCGCTGGATACGCATATCTACCGGCTACGCAACAAGCTCGGGCTTACCGCTGATAGAGGTTGGCAGTTGTTGACGATCTATGGGTATGGGTATCGATTGGAGAGTGTGGCGGCGGCTTCTTCTCATGGATAA
- the gmhB gene encoding D-glycero-beta-D-manno-heptose 1,7-bisphosphate 7-phosphatase, with product MLKLLILDRDGVINYDSDAYIKSVAEWIPLPGSIEAIAQLSKAGWTVAIATNQSGIARGYYDIATLDAMHARLRTLVAEQGGEVGLVVYCPHGPDEGCDCRKPKPGMLKIIAEHYKVPLAGIWFVGDSLGDLEAAKAVDSQPVLVKTGKGEKTQAKNLPVGTLIFDDLAAVAAELINN from the coding sequence ATGTTGAAACTGCTGATTCTCGATCGGGACGGGGTGATCAACTACGACTCCGACGCTTACATCAAGTCGGTGGCGGAATGGATTCCACTGCCCGGTTCGATCGAGGCCATCGCGCAGTTGAGCAAAGCCGGCTGGACGGTGGCCATCGCCACCAACCAGTCCGGCATCGCCCGCGGCTATTACGACATCGCCACCCTGGACGCCATGCACGCGCGCTTGCGCACCCTGGTGGCGGAGCAGGGCGGGGAAGTGGGGCTGGTGGTGTACTGCCCTCACGGGCCGGATGAGGGATGCGATTGCCGCAAACCCAAGCCTGGCATGTTGAAAATCATTGCAGAACATTACAAGGTGCCCTTGGCTGGGATATGGTTCGTCGGGGACAGCCTCGGTGACCTGGAGGCGGCCAAAGCCGTCGACTCTCAGCCAGTTTTGGTAAAGACCGGGAAAGGCGAAAAGACCCAGGCGAAAAACCTGCCGGTAGGCACCTTGATTTTTGACGATCTGGCGGCGGTTGCCGCAGAACTTATCAACAACTAG
- a CDS encoding lysophospholipid acyltransferase family protein, producing MSILQAIRTFFFYLLLGTSSFLWCTLSFFIAPFLPFKARYRFINVYWCRCALWLTKVFLNIRFEIKGAENVPDQPCVILSNHQSTWETFFLSAYFSPLSQVLKRELLYVPFFGWAMAMLRPIAIDRDNPKAALKHVAKKGDELLKDGVWVLIFPEGTRVPFGTVGKFSRGGTALAVNANLPVLPIAHNAGKFWPKAGWAKRAGTITVVIGEPMYAEGEGPRAIAALNDRAQAWNEAQQRAMGSLPPEPIVVETPVV from the coding sequence ATGTCGATTTTGCAGGCCATCAGAACCTTTTTCTTTTACCTGCTGCTGGGCACCAGTTCGTTTCTCTGGTGCACCCTGAGCTTTTTTATTGCGCCGTTCCTGCCGTTCAAGGCGCGCTATCGCTTTATCAACGTCTATTGGTGCCGCTGCGCGTTGTGGCTGACCAAGGTGTTCCTGAACATTCGCTTCGAGATCAAGGGCGCTGAAAACGTACCGGACCAGCCGTGTGTGATTCTGTCGAACCACCAGAGCACCTGGGAGACCTTCTTCCTCTCGGCTTACTTCTCGCCATTGAGCCAGGTGCTCAAGCGCGAGCTGTTGTACGTGCCGTTCTTCGGCTGGGCCATGGCCATGTTGCGCCCGATCGCCATCGACCGTGACAACCCCAAGGCGGCGCTCAAGCACGTCGCCAAGAAGGGCGATGAACTGCTCAAGGATGGCGTGTGGGTGCTGATCTTCCCGGAAGGTACGCGGGTACCCTTTGGGACAGTAGGCAAGTTCTCTCGCGGCGGTACCGCATTGGCAGTCAACGCCAACCTGCCGGTGCTGCCGATTGCGCATAACGCTGGCAAGTTCTGGCCGAAGGCGGGCTGGGCAAAACGCGCGGGCACCATCACTGTGGTGATAGGCGAGCCAATGTACGCAGAAGGGGAAGGCCCACGCGCCATTGCCGCGCTGAATGACCGTGCCCAGGCATGGAATGAAGCGCAGCAGCGGGCCATGGGTTCCCTGCCGCCGGAGCCGATTGTGGTGGAGACGCCGGTGGTATGA
- a CDS encoding CHASE2 domain-containing protein → MTLWGKAEKRQPTHAQRLFHGLVREWLWIGLLLLPITAYLSMSPGLALNNPLYDSLRRLAPLPVDPRILLVTIDDPSLKKLGQWPWPRSVHADLIDRLSAAQPAGILFDVIFSEPGNPVNDKRLADAVCNAGNVLLPLARDDSASYSQSGAQMLSLLKCAKGVGHINVEADSDGVVRRLYMREGPAGATALQLAWLAFAMSGQSAEMPGEPLPSITQDWHREHAVRIPFIAADTHFPSVSYVSVLRGEVPPERLRGRLILVGATASGMGDRFVTPLSPMAGTTAGVEIQANVLNGLLQDRSIVDLPGWLAALIATSLVAMLLGLLLYRPRYALWMTLGCMCMALVGSAALLRLGYWWSPAACLIGLLLSYLIWNWRRLSVILAYFGWELTRLDNEPKVLPERRRAPANKGDVLQGRIFALEQAVSRTRDTRRFMADGLECLPVATLITDTQGNVLLANRIAREVFGNDLINHNLLEQLADLGYPPLHNGVRPPLSTLELVEFRDIHQRSLRMELAPLLPAEGDVALGWLLSLTDLSKEREAQQHRETMLRFLSHDLRAPHSAILALLDVHGSESPIFAQIEQQVRRALSLTESFVQLARAEADGYQFEPTLFAMLVMDAFDQVAVIAQLKGIHLVHDLDEADEGMVSADQSLLTRALFNVLENAIKYSPSGTTVRLRHSSAQGWLECRISDQGPGIAAEDLPELFSQYKRFDSAQGSEGLGLGLSMVKAVVERHGGRIECESTVGKGTSFSLQLPLLDDG, encoded by the coding sequence ATGACGCTCTGGGGAAAGGCCGAAAAACGCCAACCCACCCATGCCCAGCGCCTGTTCCACGGTCTGGTACGTGAGTGGTTATGGATCGGTTTGCTGCTGTTGCCAATCACTGCCTACCTCTCGATGAGTCCTGGCCTGGCCTTGAACAACCCGCTATACGACAGCCTTCGACGTCTGGCGCCTCTACCGGTGGATCCGCGCATCCTGCTGGTGACCATCGATGACCCTAGCCTGAAGAAACTCGGCCAGTGGCCCTGGCCGCGTAGTGTGCACGCCGACCTGATCGATCGCCTGAGCGCGGCGCAGCCGGCCGGTATCCTGTTTGATGTGATCTTCAGCGAGCCCGGTAACCCGGTCAATGACAAGCGCCTGGCCGACGCGGTGTGCAACGCCGGCAACGTATTGTTGCCCTTGGCTCGTGACGATTCGGCCAGCTACAGCCAGTCTGGGGCACAAATGCTGTCACTGCTCAAATGTGCCAAGGGTGTCGGGCATATCAATGTGGAGGCGGATAGCGATGGCGTGGTCCGCAGGCTGTATATGCGGGAGGGGCCAGCCGGTGCCACGGCGCTTCAGTTAGCGTGGCTGGCTTTCGCGATGAGCGGGCAATCGGCCGAGATGCCCGGGGAACCTCTGCCATCGATCACCCAGGATTGGCACCGGGAGCATGCGGTCCGTATCCCGTTTATTGCTGCCGACACCCATTTCCCGAGCGTGTCTTATGTCAGCGTATTACGTGGTGAGGTCCCTCCCGAGCGGTTGCGGGGCCGTCTGATTCTGGTGGGGGCGACAGCGTCGGGTATGGGCGATCGCTTTGTCACACCGCTCTCTCCTATGGCCGGCACCACAGCGGGTGTGGAGATCCAGGCCAATGTGCTCAATGGCTTGCTGCAAGATCGAAGTATTGTGGACTTGCCCGGCTGGCTGGCCGCACTGATCGCAACGTCCCTGGTGGCGATGTTGCTGGGCCTGCTGCTATACCGCCCACGCTATGCGCTGTGGATGACCCTGGGGTGCATGTGCATGGCCTTGGTGGGTTCAGCGGCCTTGTTGCGCCTGGGCTACTGGTGGTCGCCTGCGGCCTGCTTGATCGGTTTGCTGCTCAGCTATCTGATCTGGAACTGGCGGCGTCTCAGCGTGATCCTGGCCTACTTCGGCTGGGAATTGACGCGCCTGGATAACGAACCCAAAGTCTTGCCCGAGCGCCGCCGTGCACCCGCCAATAAGGGTGACGTATTGCAGGGCCGTATCTTTGCCTTGGAGCAAGCCGTCAGTCGTACGCGGGACACCCGACGGTTTATGGCCGATGGATTGGAATGCCTGCCGGTGGCGACGTTGATCACAGACACCCAGGGTAATGTCCTGTTGGCCAACCGCATCGCCCGGGAAGTGTTCGGCAATGACTTGATCAACCATAACCTTCTGGAGCAACTGGCCGACCTGGGTTATCCACCGCTGCACAATGGCGTACGCCCCCCCCTCTCGACACTGGAACTCGTTGAGTTTCGTGATATCCATCAACGCAGCCTGCGCATGGAACTTGCCCCCTTGCTGCCGGCCGAAGGGGATGTCGCGCTTGGCTGGCTGTTGAGCCTTACTGATCTGAGCAAGGAACGCGAGGCCCAGCAGCATCGGGAAACCATGCTGCGTTTCCTCTCTCACGACTTGCGTGCACCCCACTCGGCGATCCTCGCCCTGTTGGATGTGCACGGCAGTGAGTCGCCGATATTTGCCCAGATAGAGCAACAAGTACGCCGCGCCTTGAGCCTGACCGAATCATTTGTGCAACTGGCGAGGGCTGAGGCCGATGGCTACCAGTTCGAGCCTACGCTGTTCGCCATGCTGGTAATGGATGCGTTTGATCAAGTGGCCGTGATCGCCCAGCTCAAGGGGATTCACCTGGTCCACGATCTGGACGAGGCCGACGAAGGGATGGTGTCAGCCGATCAATCGCTGCTCACCCGCGCATTGTTCAATGTGCTGGAGAACGCGATCAAATATTCCCCGTCCGGTACCACTGTCCGGCTGCGACACAGCAGCGCGCAAGGCTGGCTGGAATGCCGCATCAGCGACCAGGGCCCAGGGATAGCCGCCGAGGATTTGCCTGAACTGTTCAGCCAGTACAAACGCTTTGACTCGGCCCAAGGCAGCGAAGGGCTGGGGTTGGGACTGAGCATGGTCAAGGCGGTGGTGGAGCGTCATGGGGGCCGTATCGAGTGTGAAAGCACCGTGGGCAAAGGCACCTCTTTCAGCCTGCAGCTGCCCTTGCTGGACGACGGCTAA
- the glyS gene encoding glycine--tRNA ligase subunit beta: protein MSAQDFLVELGTEELPPKALNTLADAFLAGIEKGLQSAGLKFEAKKVYAAPRRLAVLLTALETQQPDRSINLDGPPRQAAFDAEGNPTQAALGFAKKCGVELSEIDQSGPKLRFSQVITGKPTASLLPTIVEDSLNDLPIPKRMRWGARKEEFVRPTQWLVMLLGDQVIDCTILAQKAGRDSRGHRFHHPQAVRITSPANYAADLRAAYVLADANERRELISKRTEELARLQEGTAIVPPSLLDEVTALVEWPVPLVCSFEERFLDVPQEALITTMQDNQKYFCLLDVDGKLLPRFITVANIESKDPQQIIAGNEKVVRPRLTDAEFFFKQDKKQKLEDFNLRLQNVVFQEKLGSVYDKAVRVSKLAAYIAPRIGGDAAWAARAGLLSKCDLATEMVGEFPEMQGVAGYYYALNDGEADDVALALNEQYMPRGAGAELPTTLTGAAVAIADKLDTLVGIFGIGMLPTGSKDPYALRRAALGVLRILIDKKLDLDLTQAVVFAVGQFGGKVKQAGLAEQVLEFVFDRLRARYEDEGVDVSVYLSVRALQPGSALDFDQRVQAVQAFRKLPEADALAAVNKRVSNLLGKAEGLGNADVDPGLFADAKEFSLNSAIAKAENAVKPLIAERNYAEALARLATLREPVDAFFEAVMINAEDAGVRKNRYAMLARLRGLFVNIADISTLS from the coding sequence ATGAGTGCTCAAGATTTCCTGGTTGAACTGGGCACCGAAGAGCTGCCACCCAAGGCACTCAATACCCTGGCCGATGCGTTCCTGGCCGGTATCGAAAAAGGCCTGCAGAGCGCCGGCCTGAAGTTTGAAGCGAAGAAAGTCTACGCCGCGCCGCGCCGCCTGGCCGTGTTGCTGACCGCGCTGGAAACCCAGCAGCCGGACCGCAGCATCAACCTCGACGGCCCGCCACGCCAGGCGGCTTTCGACGCCGAAGGCAACCCGACCCAAGCCGCACTGGGCTTCGCCAAGAAGTGCGGTGTGGAGCTGAGCGAGATCGACCAGAGCGGTCCGAAACTGCGTTTCAGCCAGGTCATCACAGGCAAGCCCACCGCCAGCCTGTTGCCGACCATCGTCGAAGACTCCCTGAACGACCTGCCGATTCCCAAGCGCATGCGCTGGGGCGCGCGCAAGGAAGAGTTCGTACGCCCGACCCAGTGGCTGGTGATGCTGCTCGGTGACCAGGTCATCGATTGCACCATCCTCGCCCAGAAAGCTGGCCGTGATTCCCGTGGCCATCGCTTCCACCATCCACAAGCGGTGCGCATCACTTCGCCGGCTAACTATGCCGCCGATCTGCGTGCTGCCTACGTGCTGGCCGATGCCAACGAGCGTCGCGAGCTGATCAGCAAGCGCACCGAAGAACTCGCCCGCCTGCAGGAAGGCACCGCCATCGTGCCGCCAAGCCTGCTCGACGAAGTGACCGCGCTGGTTGAATGGCCGGTGCCGCTGGTGTGCTCGTTCGAAGAACGTTTCCTCGATGTGCCGCAGGAAGCGCTGATCACCACCATGCAGGACAACCAGAAGTATTTCTGCCTGCTGGACGTGGACGGCAAGTTGCTGCCGCGCTTTATCACCGTGGCCAACATCGAAAGCAAGGACCCGCAGCAGATCATCGCCGGTAACGAGAAAGTCGTGCGTCCGCGCCTGACTGACGCCGAGTTCTTCTTCAAGCAAGACAAGAAGCAGAAACTCGAAGACTTCAACCTGCGCCTGCAGAACGTGGTATTCCAGGAAAAACTCGGCAGCGTCTACGACAAGGCCGTGCGCGTTTCCAAGCTGGCGGCCTACATTGCCCCACGCATCGGCGGTGATGCCGCCTGGGCTGCGCGTGCGGGCTTGCTGTCCAAGTGCGACCTGGCCACCGAAATGGTCGGCGAGTTCCCGGAGATGCAGGGCGTTGCCGGTTACTACTACGCCCTCAACGATGGCGAGGCGGACGATGTCGCGCTGGCGCTGAACGAGCAGTACATGCCGCGCGGTGCCGGCGCCGAGCTGCCGACCACCCTGACCGGTGCGGCCGTGGCCATCGCCGACAAGCTGGATACCCTCGTCGGTATCTTCGGTATCGGCATGCTGCCTACCGGTAGCAAAGACCCGTATGCCCTGCGTCGCGCGGCCCTCGGCGTGCTGCGTATCCTGATCGACAAGAAGCTCGACCTCGACCTGACCCAGGCCGTGGTGTTCGCGGTCGGCCAGTTCGGTGGCAAGGTCAAGCAAGCCGGCCTGGCCGAGCAAGTGCTGGAGTTCGTGTTCGACCGCCTGCGTGCGCGTTATGAAGACGAAGGCGTGGACGTTTCCGTCTACCTGTCGGTACGTGCCCTGCAACCGGGTTCGGCACTGGACTTCGATCAGCGCGTACAAGCCGTACAGGCGTTCCGTAAGCTGCCGGAAGCCGACGCCCTGGCCGCTGTGAACAAGCGAGTGTCGAACCTGCTGGGCAAGGCCGAAGGCCTGGGCAACGCCGATGTCGACCCAGGCCTGTTTGCCGACGCCAAGGAGTTCTCGCTGAACTCAGCCATTGCCAAGGCAGAGAACGCGGTGAAGCCGCTGATCGCCGAACGCAATTACGCCGAAGCCCTGGCACGCCTGGCGACCTTGCGTGAGCCGGTGGATGCGTTCTTCGAAGCGGTGATGATCAATGCCGAAGATGCCGGCGTGCGGAAAAACCGCTACGCCATGCTGGCGCGTCTGCGTGGCCTGTTCGTCAACATCGCTGACATTTCGACGCTGAGCTGA